A single genomic interval of bacterium harbors:
- a CDS encoding glycoside hydrolase family 38 C-terminal domain-containing protein codes for MVLNPEWRRRINNWMTVMPSMYFKPLGTVPFKGFVTKQQLTADQALKGKFTLMAPGTDWGGKWDYGWFKGSVRLPKEAAGERIAMRVNVGGEAAIMLNGMNFGANDIGHKEITLTQKAKGGETFEILVESYAGHGPRVEGGGPCPHGHEMVPEPPATQVKVGVSAFGIWEEELFQLRFDMETLLQLRDSLADHESLRVAEIDDALMEATLVIDLELPRADMLKTVRKGRALLKPLLEKKNGPTSARMTCFGHSHIDVAWLWPLQETERKCCRTFASQLALMEEYPEYKFLQSQPHLYQMVKTKYPALYQRIKKAVKAGRWLPEGGMWVEADTNITGGESLIRQFIHGKQFFKQEFGVDNELMWLPDVFGYSGAMPQIMKGCGIKYFSTQKIFWTYNGGDPFPYNIFNWVGIDGTKVLSYLHNDYNSETSPKAIAQRWRERVQKDSVHNARLVPFGWGDGGGGPTREHFEFLKRGKNLEGLPRCEIEAPGAYFSKLNTSKLPSWVGELYFQAHRGTYTTQAKTKQGNRRSELGLREAELWGATAALLARFPFPLKQADGLWKAVLLNQFHDIIPGSSIHRVYEEAEAAYANVISKADTIADNARKALVKNNPAALTVFNSLSWKRDAIVELPAGFTHAETMHGEALVTQESGGKTCARVKDVPACGWVSIRKSSKAPVVTNPVKASRTSLENEFLKLTLNACGEITSVIDRETGEEFAAGPCNRFKLYKDVPGLFDAWDIDSMYKQQPVELDRKATLKVVAQGPLCAAVEVTRLIGSSKLSQKIILRSGSRRIDFKTTIDWKESHKLLKVNFPVTVHNEDALHDIQFGYVKRPTHATRPYDAGRFEVCNHKWTALVEESRSAAVLNDSKYGVNVEGNSINLTLLRAPLAPDMTADKGIQEFTYAFYCQKGSFTHSGIIQQAYELNVPVTTARGAAETASLLSLDAGNVIVETVKPAEDGSGDLVIRLYESVHNATQCRLSVGLPFKQAFETNMLEGAAKEIKAQNGSLRLKFRPFEIKTIRLKG; via the coding sequence TTCGTGACGAAGCAGCAGCTCACGGCGGATCAGGCCCTTAAAGGCAAGTTTACGCTGATGGCGCCCGGAACCGACTGGGGCGGAAAATGGGATTACGGCTGGTTCAAAGGGAGCGTCCGCCTGCCCAAAGAAGCCGCCGGCGAACGGATCGCCATGCGGGTCAACGTCGGGGGCGAAGCGGCCATCATGCTGAACGGCATGAATTTTGGAGCCAACGACATCGGCCACAAGGAAATCACGTTGACGCAAAAGGCCAAAGGCGGCGAAACATTTGAGATTCTCGTCGAATCATATGCAGGCCACGGCCCCCGCGTCGAGGGGGGCGGCCCCTGTCCCCATGGGCATGAGATGGTCCCCGAACCGCCTGCCACCCAGGTGAAGGTCGGGGTCAGCGCCTTCGGCATCTGGGAGGAAGAACTCTTTCAGCTCCGCTTCGATATGGAAACCCTGTTGCAACTCAGGGACAGCTTGGCCGACCATGAATCGTTGCGCGTCGCGGAAATTGATGATGCCCTCATGGAAGCCACACTGGTGATTGACTTGGAGCTGCCACGGGCGGACATGCTTAAAACCGTCCGGAAGGGCCGTGCGCTTCTTAAGCCCCTGCTTGAAAAGAAAAATGGTCCGACCTCGGCGCGCATGACCTGCTTCGGGCATTCCCACATCGATGTCGCCTGGCTCTGGCCCCTGCAGGAAACCGAGCGCAAGTGCTGCCGGACCTTCGCCTCGCAACTGGCCCTGATGGAAGAGTATCCCGAATACAAATTCCTGCAGAGTCAGCCGCATCTGTACCAGATGGTCAAAACCAAGTATCCCGCCCTTTATCAGCGGATCAAGAAGGCCGTCAAAGCGGGCCGCTGGCTCCCTGAAGGCGGCATGTGGGTTGAGGCGGACACCAATATCACCGGCGGGGAAAGCCTGATCCGCCAGTTCATCCATGGCAAGCAGTTCTTCAAGCAGGAGTTCGGTGTCGACAACGAACTCATGTGGCTGCCGGATGTCTTCGGCTATAGCGGCGCGATGCCCCAGATCATGAAAGGGTGCGGCATCAAATATTTCTCCACCCAGAAGATTTTCTGGACCTACAACGGGGGCGACCCGTTCCCCTACAATATCTTCAACTGGGTCGGCATCGATGGCACCAAGGTCCTCTCCTATCTCCACAACGACTACAACTCCGAAACCAGTCCGAAGGCGATTGCCCAACGCTGGCGGGAGCGCGTCCAGAAGGACTCGGTGCACAATGCCCGGCTGGTCCCGTTCGGGTGGGGTGACGGAGGCGGCGGCCCGACCCGTGAGCATTTTGAATTCCTGAAGCGGGGGAAAAACCTGGAGGGCCTGCCGCGCTGCGAAATCGAAGCCCCTGGCGCTTATTTCAGCAAGCTGAATACCTCGAAACTCCCCTCATGGGTCGGGGAACTCTACTTCCAGGCCCATCGTGGCACCTATACGACCCAGGCTAAAACCAAACAGGGAAACCGCCGCTCGGAGCTGGGCTTGCGCGAGGCCGAACTGTGGGGCGCCACCGCCGCCCTCCTCGCCCGCTTCCCGTTCCCGCTCAAGCAGGCGGATGGGCTGTGGAAGGCCGTCCTGCTGAATCAGTTTCATGACATTATCCCCGGCTCTTCCATTCACCGGGTCTACGAGGAAGCGGAGGCCGCTTACGCCAACGTCATCAGCAAGGCGGACACGATTGCGGACAATGCCAGAAAGGCGCTGGTCAAAAACAACCCCGCAGCCCTCACCGTGTTCAATTCCCTCTCATGGAAACGGGATGCGATCGTGGAACTACCGGCTGGCTTCACCCACGCGGAAACCATGCATGGCGAAGCCCTTGTCACCCAGGAGAGTGGCGGAAAAACCTGCGCACGGGTCAAGGATGTTCCCGCCTGCGGCTGGGTGTCCATCCGGAAATCATCTAAAGCGCCGGTCGTCACGAACCCCGTCAAAGCGAGTCGGACCAGCCTGGAAAACGAATTCCTGAAGCTGACCCTGAATGCCTGCGGGGAGATCACAAGCGTGATTGATCGGGAAACCGGCGAGGAATTTGCGGCCGGCCCCTGCAACCGTTTCAAGCTCTACAAAGATGTCCCGGGCTTGTTTGATGCCTGGGATATCGACAGCATGTATAAACAGCAGCCGGTTGAACTTGATCGCAAGGCCACCCTGAAGGTCGTCGCCCAGGGCCCGCTCTGTGCGGCGGTGGAAGTGACCCGCCTGATCGGCTCGTCCAAACTGAGCCAGAAGATCATCCTCCGGTCCGGCAGTCGCCGGATCGATTTCAAAACCACGATTGACTGGAAGGAGAGCCACAAGCTCCTGAAGGTCAATTTCCCGGTCACCGTCCACAACGAGGATGCCCTGCACGATATCCAGTTTGGTTACGTGAAGCGTCCGACGCATGCCACACGCCCGTACGATGCCGGCCGCTTTGAGGTCTGCAATCACAAATGGACCGCCCTCGTCGAGGAGTCCCGGAGCGCCGCCGTCCTCAATGACAGCAAGTATGGCGTCAACGTGGAAGGGAACAGTATCAACCTGACGCTTCTGCGCGCGCCGCTTGCGCCCGATATGACAGCCGACAAGGGCATTCAGGAGTTCACCTATGCCTTCTATTGCCAGAAGGGTTCCTTCACCCACTCCGGCATCATTCAGCAGGCCTATGAATTGAATGTGCCGGTGACCACCGCCAGGGGTGCCGCGGAGACGGCCAGCCTCTTGAGTCTGGATGCCGGTAATGTGATCGTCGAGACCGTCAAGCCGGCGGAAGACGGCTCAGGGGACCTGGTGATCCGCCTCTACGAGTCGGTGCACAATGCCACCCAGTGCCGCCTGTCCGTGGGCCTCCCCTTCAAACAGGCCTTTGAGACCAATATGCTCGAAGGTGCCGCCAAGGAGATCAAAGCCCAAAACGGCTCGCTGCGCCTTAAATTCCGTCCGTTTGAAATCAAGACGATCCGGCTGAAGGGATAA